The genomic region CCGATATTTCTCCCGAAGCTATAGCCGTTGCGCGTCGGAATGCAGAAAAGCATGGAGTCGCTGATCGAATTAACTTTTTAGTTATGGATCTTTTTTCGGCTTTCAAGCCTGGCGTGCTTTTCGATCTTATAGTTTCTAACCCTCCTTACGTTTCCCATGAAGAATATAAAACACTTGCCCCCGAGATACGTAATTATGAACCGTCTCACGCTCTTCTTGGTGGTGGAAAGGATGGCCTAGATACAGTAAAAGCTGTTTTGACCAATGGTTGGAATCATCTTGTCGTGAGAGGTATGATGCTTGTTGAAATAGGACATAAACAGGCGTCAGATGCTGGTGAATTCTTTAGAGATATGATTGAAAAAAGGGGCGGAAGTGAAGAATGCTTTCGTCTGAATGTGATAAAAGACTACAGTGGTTTTGATCGATTGCTTTGCGTTGAGAAGATAAAACCTACGTAGCTTTGAATCTTCCGAAAGAAAGATTAAAAATTTTGGGGTGTAAGAATGGAGGGAAAACTGAGCCGTGGATAAACTCGTTATAGAAGGAGGCAAGTCTCTTGAAGGAACCGTTCCTATAAGTGGAGCAAAGAATGCAGTTCTACCGCTCATGGCTTCCACTATACTTGCTCCTGGTGTTCATCGTTTTGAAAATGTTCCTCGTCTAAGAGATGTTAAAACCATGATGAGTCTTCTAGAATTTATGGGGGCTGAAACGTCCCTGGATGATAGCGGAAACCTTCTCATTGACTCATCTAGGCTTAATAATCTAGAAGCTCCCTATGATTTGGTTAAGACTATGCGTGCTTCTGTGCTGGTGTTGGGTCCTCTTGTTGCCCGTTATGGTAGAGCTAGAGTATCCCTTCCTGGTGGGTGCGCTATTGGAGCTCGCCCTATCGATTTGCACATAAAGGCTCTTGAGTTGATGGGTGCTGACATAAACATAGAACACGGCTATGTAATCGCTGTTGCCGAAAGGCTCCGAGGAACAGTTTTCACCTTTGATCAGGTTACGGTAACAGG from Thermodesulforhabdaceae bacterium harbors:
- the prmC gene encoding peptide chain release factor N(5)-glutamine methyltransferase translates to MRKQWTILTLLEWTVDYFRKKGIDAPRSEAEVLLAHTLGIRRIDLYLRYDQPLSPVELASFKEVVKRRVAREPSQYITGRKEFWSLEFEVNPSVLIPRPETEILVEKAVDCVLERGYKRVVDVGTGSGAIIVSIAHELPILDFLVATDISPEAIAVARRNAEKHGVADRINFLVMDLFSAFKPGVLFDLIVSNPPYVSHEEYKTLAPEIRNYEPSHALLGGGKDGLDTVKAVLTNGWNHLVVRGMMLVEIGHKQASDAGEFFRDMIEKRGGSEECFRLNVIKDYSGFDRLLCVEKIKPT